ATATATCTATTTAGTCTCTCCTTACCAGATCCTCTTCCTGATGTGATTTACTATGGTGCTACAGCCtaatataatgatatattaATGGTTTTGATCTTGCATTAAAAATCTTACACCACTTcatttcaaatcaagtttaatttccTCACAATCATTTAGTATTTAGTAGGTGAACCAgtagtaagagcttgggactaagAGATTCGCTTTCCCTGTGATCTCAACGAGCCccgtggttgctaatatgatggccactgaaggcttatatggtcgttaatttcaaggcTTATGGGATTAGTCAAAGTGTGCATAAACTCgtccagacacccacgttactaatgataaaaaaattaatttcctaaCACTGTCcatcttttttcataaatattccTCTAACAGTAGGTAACCGAGTCCCCTAGCGCATGTGCATCCAATCATGATCTCTATCGTAGGTTTGAAGTCAACAGATTAAGAGGAGTTGTTCGAAGAGAATAAAGCAGATTATTCTTGATCTGGTAGAGTTAACAACGCCAGTGCACCAACAATGTCTTCAAAGCGAAGCTTTAGTTCATACTTTATGCCAAAATCAATAACCAGGCTCTCCTATATAAGGAGACTGAGCATCTTGCCTCCTCCCATCTCCTTCAGGCACTCATATTCTCCGTACTTTTTAGCAAATGGAAGCTAAAAGACTAATTTTAgctctcttccttctcttcttgcTCTCTAAATCCTCTGCTTTCCCTAGCAGAAAATCTCGAGTTCATAAACCATGCAAAAGATTAGTCTTCTATTTCCATGACATTATTTACAATGGCAAGAACTCCAAGAACGCAACCGCGGCAATTGTGGGGGCACCAGCTTGGGGCAACAAGACCATATTGGCTAACCAAAACCATTTTGGTGACTTGGTTGTTTTTGATGACCCCATTACCTTAGACAACAACCTACACTCGGCCCCAGTAGGTCGTGCCCAAGGGATTTATGTGTATGACAAGAAAGAAATCTTCACTGCCTGGCTAGGTTTCTCTTTCGTTTTTAACTCTACTGAGCATAAAGGAAGCATAAACTTTGCCGGGGCTGATCCATTGATGAACAAGACTAGGGATGTTTCAGTGATTGGTGGTACTGGAGACTTCATCATGGCTCGAGGAATAGCCACATTGATGACTGATG
This window of the Populus trichocarpa isolate Nisqually-1 chromosome 13, P.trichocarpa_v4.1, whole genome shotgun sequence genome carries:
- the LOC7472729 gene encoding dirigent protein; amino-acid sequence: MEAKRLILALFLLFLLSKSSAFPSRKSRVHKPCKRLVFYFHDIIYNGKNSKNATAAIVGAPAWGNKTILANQNHFGDLVVFDDPITLDNNLHSAPVGRAQGIYVYDKKEIFTAWLGFSFVFNSTEHKGSINFAGADPLMNKTRDVSVIGGTGDFIMARGIATLMTDAFEGEVYFRLRVDIQLYECW